The following are from one region of the Gammaproteobacteria bacterium genome:
- the rnhB gene encoding ribonuclease HII, translating into MTGHRRLQNNADQLLTAGVDEAGRGPLAGPVVAAAVILDPLAPVDGLADSKLLSAKRRAALAQEISETSLAWALGRAEVEEVDALNVLQASLLAMSRAVQALAIKPHRVLVDGGYCPQLPCKAEAIIKGDLRIPAISAASIIAKVARDREMAAMDELYPGYGFARHKGYPTRAHLAALAELGISPIHRRSYAPVKRYLQMRG; encoded by the coding sequence ATGACAGGGCACCGCAGACTCCAAAATAATGCGGATCAGTTGCTTACCGCAGGTGTAGATGAGGCCGGGCGTGGCCCGCTTGCCGGGCCCGTCGTCGCGGCAGCCGTCATACTGGATCCTTTGGCACCGGTCGATGGGCTCGCCGACTCGAAGTTACTCAGTGCCAAACGCCGGGCAGCGCTCGCGCAAGAAATCTCAGAGACCTCACTTGCTTGGGCACTGGGCCGTGCCGAGGTGGAAGAAGTTGATGCGCTAAACGTTCTTCAGGCAAGTCTTTTAGCCATGAGTCGTGCGGTGCAAGCATTGGCTATCAAGCCCCACCGCGTTTTGGTGGATGGAGGTTACTGCCCACAGCTACCATGTAAGGCAGAGGCCATCATTAAGGGTGATCTCCGGATACCTGCCATCAGTGCCGCCTCCATCATTGCCAAGGTGGCCCGTGACCGGGAAATGGCCGCAATGGATGAACTTTATCCCGGCTATGGCTTTGCACGACACAAGGGATATCCCACCCGTGCGCATCTTGCAGCCTTGGCTGAACTGGGTATATCCCCGATACATCGACGCTCGTATGCACCCGTCAAGCGCTACTTGCAAATGCGTGGCTGA
- the lpxA gene encoding acyl-ACP--UDP-N-acetylglucosamine O-acyltransferase, whose translation MIDPRAIVDPSARIAEGVQIGPYTIIGADVDVGKGTWIGPHVIIQGPTRIGADNKIFQFCSIGGDPQDKKYGGEPWTTLEIGDRNLIREYCTLNRGTVQGGGQTKVGNDNWIMAYVHIAHDCHVGNHAVFANNATLAGHVIVEDYAILGGFTGVHQFCRIGAHSFSAITSVVVKDLPPFMMVSGNTAKARGLNREGLRRNGFSTETINNLRRAYQVLYRQKLTLAKALGELEDLSEACPEVDQLVQFVRQSKRGIVR comes from the coding sequence TTGATCGATCCGCGCGCTATCGTTGATCCGAGCGCTAGGATCGCCGAAGGCGTGCAGATCGGCCCCTACACGATCATTGGTGCAGATGTTGATGTCGGAAAGGGCACTTGGATTGGACCTCACGTAATAATCCAAGGGCCAACCCGTATCGGGGCCGATAATAAGATCTTCCAATTTTGCTCGATCGGCGGTGATCCCCAGGATAAGAAGTACGGGGGCGAACCTTGGACAACACTTGAAATCGGCGACCGCAACCTAATTCGTGAGTATTGCACCCTGAACCGGGGAACGGTTCAGGGTGGCGGTCAAACGAAGGTGGGCAACGACAATTGGATAATGGCATATGTCCATATCGCGCACGACTGTCACGTTGGCAATCATGCTGTATTTGCTAATAATGCAACGTTGGCTGGCCACGTAATAGTAGAAGATTATGCGATCCTCGGAGGGTTTACCGGCGTACACCAATTTTGTCGAATTGGCGCCCATAGTTTTTCTGCAATTACATCGGTCGTAGTCAAGGATTTACCCCCCTTTATGATGGTATCCGGCAACACCGCAAAAGCACGTGGACTCAATCGAGAAGGACTTAGACGCAACGGTTTCAGTACGGAAACAATCAATAATTTGCGAAGGGCCTACCAAGTGCTTTATCGACAGAAGTTGACCCTTGCAAAGGCGCTTGGGGAGTTGGAAGATCTCAGTGAAGCATGTCCAGAGGTCGATCAGCTGGTTCAATTCGTGAGACAGTCCAAGCGTGGGATAGTACGTTAG
- the fabZ gene encoding 3-hydroxyacyl-ACP dehydratase FabZ — protein sequence MVIRKNKLSRMRTMDIHQILERLPHRYPFLLIDKVLDCEPGMSLVAVKNVTINEAFFQGHFPPRPVMPGVLILESMAQATGLLAYITLEEPPDEDSMYYLVGIDKARFKRPVEPGDQLVIDVRLMRELRGIWRFTGTARVDDQLVASCELMTAKTDNSS from the coding sequence ATGGTGATTCGGAAAAACAAACTGAGTCGCATGCGCACGATGGATATTCACCAGATCCTGGAGCGCCTCCCCCATCGCTATCCATTTTTGTTGATTGACAAGGTATTGGACTGCGAGCCGGGCATGTCCCTCGTCGCAGTCAAAAACGTTACGATTAATGAAGCATTTTTCCAGGGCCATTTCCCCCCTCGACCGGTAATGCCGGGTGTATTGATCCTTGAATCCATGGCGCAAGCGACCGGGCTCCTCGCCTACATCACGTTGGAGGAACCGCCTGACGAAGACTCCATGTACTATCTAGTTGGTATTGACAAGGCGCGGTTTAAGCGCCCTGTAGAACCTGGCGACCAGCTTGTCATTGACGTCAGACTCATGCGAGAGCTCAGAGGAATTTGGAGATTTACGGGCACCGCACGAGTGGATGATCAGCTTGTTGCAAGTTGCGAATTGATGACAGCAAAGACGGATAATAGTTCTTGA
- the lpxD gene encoding UDP-3-O-(3-hydroxymyristoyl)glucosamine N-acyltransferase, with product MTCTLAELADFIKAELHGDPECRIKRIATLEAAREGDVTFLCNRRYQKYLNGTGASAVILSSENQAACPTNALVTSNPYLAYARAIELLNPTKAVQPGIHPSASVSPDAELDTSVSIGPQAVIGEGAQISARVFVGPGCVIGENVRIGEDTRLVANVTVLDGTVIGRRNIIHPGVVIGADGFGMANDDGIWVKIPQIGNVMIGNDVEIGANTTIDRGALGDTIIEDGVKLDNQIQIGHNVRIGAHSAIAGCVGIAGSTTVGKRCTIGGGAGIGGHIDIADDVVITGMSAVGNSIKKPGGYASSIPVAEHRIWRKNIARFLHLDDMARRLIALEKDVKD from the coding sequence ATTACCTGCACGCTGGCTGAGCTTGCGGACTTTATCAAGGCGGAGTTGCACGGCGATCCCGAATGCCGCATTAAGCGGATTGCAACGCTCGAGGCCGCCCGCGAGGGTGATGTGACTTTCTTATGTAACCGCCGCTACCAGAAATACCTCAATGGGACCGGTGCCTCTGCAGTAATTTTGTCAAGTGAAAATCAGGCCGCTTGTCCAACAAATGCGTTGGTCACGAGCAATCCGTATTTGGCCTACGCCCGCGCGATAGAACTATTAAACCCAACAAAGGCGGTCCAGCCGGGTATTCATCCAAGCGCCTCGGTGAGCCCAGACGCTGAATTGGATACGAGCGTATCGATCGGCCCACAGGCGGTGATTGGCGAAGGGGCGCAGATCTCTGCTCGTGTGTTCGTTGGTCCCGGCTGTGTCATCGGTGAGAACGTGCGCATCGGCGAAGATACTCGGTTGGTTGCAAATGTGACGGTGTTGGATGGGACTGTCATTGGAAGACGAAACATTATTCATCCGGGGGTGGTAATCGGTGCTGATGGATTTGGGATGGCAAATGATGACGGTATATGGGTAAAGATTCCTCAGATTGGCAATGTGATGATCGGCAATGATGTCGAGATCGGTGCTAATACAACGATTGACAGAGGCGCTTTGGGAGACACAATCATTGAAGATGGCGTAAAACTCGATAATCAGATTCAGATCGGCCACAATGTGCGTATTGGCGCCCATAGCGCCATCGCAGGGTGTGTCGGCATTGCCGGTAGCACCACGGTTGGGAAGCGATGCACGATTGGCGGGGGTGCGGGTATCGGGGGGCACATTGATATTGCCGATGATGTTGTTATCACCGGGATGTCCGCCGTAGGGAACTCAATCAAGAAACCGGGCGGTTACGCCTCAAGCATTCCAGTGGCGGAGCATCGCATTTGGCGGAAAAACATTGCCCGTTTTCTCCACTTAGATGATATGGCGCGACGGCTTATAGCGTTGGAGAAAGACGTAAAGGACTGA
- a CDS encoding OmpH family outer membrane protein → MKNTISTLSLIFVVCLLVFSPGGYAENYKLGVVNAVRVLEAAPQAEHARTKLEKEFASRDRELVAAQKQLKQLEDRLAKDGAIMGDAERTKVERDALSKKRELKRSQDEFRDDLNLRRNEEFSKIQKLVVEAIQAVAQQGQFDLILGEGVIFASNKVDITDQVIQRLKQDYQAKVGNEGKMGGK, encoded by the coding sequence TTGAAAAATACCATCTCTACATTATCGCTGATATTCGTGGTTTGTCTTTTGGTCTTTTCCCCCGGTGGTTATGCGGAGAACTATAAATTAGGTGTTGTTAATGCCGTAAGGGTCCTGGAGGCAGCGCCTCAAGCAGAACATGCGAGGACAAAGCTTGAAAAGGAGTTTGCTTCAAGAGATCGTGAACTTGTCGCAGCGCAAAAGCAGCTCAAGCAATTGGAAGACCGCTTGGCCAAGGATGGGGCGATTATGGGTGATGCGGAGCGCACGAAGGTTGAGCGTGATGCCCTTAGTAAGAAGAGGGAACTGAAACGAAGCCAGGACGAATTTCGTGACGATCTGAATCTGCGCCGGAATGAGGAGTTCAGCAAGATACAAAAGCTTGTCGTCGAGGCGATTCAGGCGGTAGCACAACAGGGGCAATTTGATCTGATACTGGGTGAGGGTGTCATCTTTGCGAGCAATAAAGTTGATATTACCGATCAGGTCATCCAGCGACTCAAGCAAGACTACCAGGCGAAGGTTGGGAACGAAGGGAAGATGGGCGGTAAGTAA
- the bamA gene encoding outer membrane protein assembly factor BamA → MHGFVKNVVYLFVVFYLCQSSVLAMESFEIEDIRLEGLERITPGTVFNYLPVKAGDTFDESRSSEIVRALFKTGLFKDVRLERDGNILVVILVERPAIGDITVTGNKDLKTEDLLEGLKQIGFAAGRVYDAALLDKVELELTRQYFSLGKYGVRIKTSVTTVDENRVDVSIDISEGQVAKIVQINIVGNTVFSEKRLLKTFKLTTPTLVSFFTKSDQYSRQKLTADLESLRSFYLDHGYINFNIDSTQVSITPDKKDVYLTVNITEGDAYYISEVKLAGDLIVPPEDLYGLVVIRQGDLFSRKTLTKSSSKITERLGTDGYAFANVNAIPAIDNENKTVAITFFVDPGKRVYVRRISFTGNTTTRDEVLRREMRQQEGAWMSTSKVERSKVRLNKLGYFKEVNVETPAVPGSTDQVDVNFSVVEHSTGNLGLGVGFSQTSGIIFSTSITQDNFLGSGKRISFGFDNSEVNRRFQFGLWNPYWTIDGVRRGFQGFFRKTDAEQANVTAFNSTVWGGGVTFGIPVTEFNRVRLGLDYENTTIDLDPFTAADEIIEFVEQNGSQYDTLLATGAFSYDTRNSALLPDRGALHSLVGEIATSLGSLEYYKLAYQTQWFYPLIEEYTLLLKGDFGWGDAYGDTSEFPFFQNFYAGGPRSVRGYEENTLGPRDSRDLPIGGNLKLVGNAEVIIPVPFLRDIKSIRLSGFVDGGNVYNSQDNIDLGELRYAAGLGGIWISPFGVLSLSIAQPINDQPGDEIQQFQFTFGTTF, encoded by the coding sequence ATGCATGGATTTGTTAAGAATGTAGTTTATCTGTTTGTCGTCTTTTATCTATGCCAGTCCAGCGTACTCGCCATGGAGAGTTTTGAGATTGAGGACATACGCCTAGAAGGTCTAGAGCGTATAACACCCGGCACCGTCTTTAATTATCTGCCAGTGAAAGCGGGCGACACCTTTGATGAGTCCCGCTCAAGTGAAATCGTACGGGCATTGTTCAAGACTGGCTTGTTTAAAGATGTTCGCTTGGAGCGTGATGGGAACATTTTAGTCGTCATTCTTGTGGAGCGCCCAGCCATCGGCGATATCACAGTGACCGGAAACAAGGACCTTAAAACTGAAGATCTGCTGGAGGGGCTTAAACAGATCGGTTTTGCGGCAGGTCGAGTTTATGATGCGGCGTTGCTTGATAAAGTTGAACTGGAGCTGACACGGCAATATTTTTCCCTTGGCAAGTACGGTGTGAGGATTAAAACGTCGGTCACCACAGTAGATGAGAATCGCGTCGATGTGAGCATTGATATATCTGAAGGTCAGGTTGCGAAGATCGTTCAAATTAACATCGTTGGTAACACGGTCTTTAGCGAAAAGCGACTATTGAAAACGTTTAAGTTGACTACTCCGACGCTTGTATCGTTCTTTACAAAATCTGACCAATATTCAAGGCAGAAACTTACTGCAGATCTTGAATCTCTACGCTCATTCTATCTCGATCATGGTTATATTAATTTTAATATTGACTCTACGCAGGTATCGATTACACCGGACAAGAAGGATGTGTATTTAACGGTCAATATCACCGAGGGCGATGCTTATTATATTTCAGAAGTCAAACTTGCAGGCGATCTGATCGTTCCACCCGAAGATTTATATGGGCTCGTGGTTATCAGACAAGGGGATCTTTTCTCACGCAAGACGCTTACAAAAAGCAGTTCTAAGATTACAGAACGTCTCGGAACTGATGGCTATGCATTTGCGAATGTCAATGCGATTCCAGCGATAGATAATGAAAACAAAACTGTTGCGATTACGTTCTTCGTTGATCCGGGGAAACGAGTTTACGTGCGTCGAATAAGCTTCACAGGGAATACAACGACGCGGGACGAAGTATTGCGGCGGGAGATGCGACAGCAAGAAGGCGCTTGGATGTCAACGAGCAAAGTAGAACGATCAAAAGTTCGCTTGAACAAGCTCGGTTACTTCAAGGAGGTTAACGTGGAGACGCCGGCCGTACCCGGTTCAACGGACCAAGTGGACGTGAATTTCTCGGTGGTAGAACACTCTACGGGCAATCTTGGCCTTGGCGTGGGGTTCTCGCAGACCTCGGGTATTATCTTCAGCACGAGTATCACGCAGGATAATTTTCTAGGTAGCGGGAAACGGATTAGCTTTGGATTTGATAACAGCGAAGTGAACCGGCGGTTTCAATTTGGACTCTGGAATCCCTACTGGACGATCGACGGTGTAAGGCGGGGATTTCAAGGTTTCTTCCGGAAGACTGATGCCGAGCAGGCAAACGTCACGGCGTTTAATTCAACAGTCTGGGGTGGCGGTGTTACATTTGGGATCCCTGTCACAGAGTTTAATCGCGTGAGATTAGGACTTGACTATGAGAACACCACGATTGACTTAGATCCCTTCACTGCTGCGGATGAGATCATCGAGTTTGTCGAACAGAATGGCAGCCAATATGATACGTTACTTGCCACTGGGGCCTTTTCTTATGATACCCGCAACTCGGCGCTATTGCCGGATCGTGGCGCACTACACAGTCTTGTTGGGGAGATCGCAACGTCCCTTGGTAGCTTGGAGTACTACAAGCTCGCCTATCAGACCCAATGGTTCTATCCCTTGATTGAGGAGTATACCTTGCTGCTGAAGGGTGATTTCGGATGGGGTGATGCCTATGGGGATACTAGCGAATTTCCGTTTTTTCAGAACTTTTATGCAGGCGGTCCACGGTCAGTGCGGGGCTACGAAGAGAACACTTTGGGCCCGCGAGACTCCAGGGACCTGCCTATTGGCGGTAATCTAAAGCTGGTCGGCAATGCCGAGGTTATTATACCGGTGCCGTTTTTGCGGGATATCAAGTCCATTCGGCTGTCTGGTTTCGTAGATGGGGGCAATGTCTACAATTCGCAAGACAATATCGATCTGGGCGAGCTCCGCTACGCTGCAGGTCTTGGAGGGATCTGGATCTCTCCCTTTGGCGTACTTTCCCTGAGTATTGCCCAGCCGATTAATGATCAACCAGGTGATGAGATTCAGCAATTTCAGTTTACTTTTGGGACCACATTCTAG
- the rseP gene encoding RIP metalloprotease RseP produces the protein MDFLYSAGAFVLALAVLITIHEFGHFWVARKLGVKILRFSVGFGRPLWVRRFGSDNTEFVVAALPLGGYVKMLDEREGEVAPQEYGRAFNRKPLVLRTAIVLAGPLFNFLFAIVVYWLMFSIGIAGIKPIIGEVIPSSRAEQAGFQPGQVIVAVDSRPTPTWGAVLSATVGKLIDAETIVVAVRQEAGLERELVIDLEGLSLDDFARGGVFELIGLRPLRPRLPAVIEQVLSGGAAETAGLKTGDRILSADGQSIEFWDGWVKYVQARPGETMRVEVLRGGEQLMLNLRPDAIETEHGQIGRIGASVHQPEDFERSFSAVERYPPLIALGKSLEKTWEMSALTLRILAKILFGQASVENLSGPISIAQYAGITASIGLVAFLGFLGIVSISLGVLNLLPIPLLDGGHLMYYLIEFVKGSPVSEAAQLVGQQIGLAVLLGVMVLAFYNDIARLMG, from the coding sequence ATTGATTTCTTGTATTCAGCAGGCGCTTTTGTTCTTGCTCTCGCTGTATTGATCACGATTCATGAGTTCGGCCATTTCTGGGTGGCGCGAAAGCTTGGAGTTAAGATCCTGCGGTTTTCTGTCGGCTTTGGAAGGCCTCTGTGGGTACGTCGATTCGGTAGCGATAATACCGAGTTCGTCGTTGCGGCGTTGCCTTTAGGGGGCTATGTGAAGATGTTGGATGAACGCGAAGGGGAAGTCGCCCCGCAGGAGTATGGCCGGGCCTTCAACCGAAAGCCACTGGTCTTGCGCACGGCCATCGTACTTGCTGGGCCTCTGTTTAACTTCTTATTTGCCATCGTGGTTTATTGGTTGATGTTTTCAATCGGCATAGCTGGCATAAAACCCATTATCGGAGAGGTGATCCCGTCGAGCAGAGCTGAGCAGGCCGGTTTTCAGCCGGGACAAGTAATCGTTGCGGTGGATTCGCGCCCGACACCGACATGGGGGGCGGTACTGTCAGCCACGGTCGGCAAACTGATCGATGCAGAGACGATCGTCGTTGCGGTGCGCCAAGAGGCTGGGTTGGAGCGCGAATTGGTGATCGATCTTGAGGGATTATCCCTTGATGATTTCGCAAGAGGAGGGGTGTTTGAGCTGATCGGTCTACGGCCTCTTCGACCCAGGTTGCCAGCGGTTATCGAGCAAGTTCTCTCAGGTGGCGCCGCCGAGACAGCCGGCCTTAAGACGGGTGATCGAATCCTATCAGCGGACGGTCAGAGCATAGAGTTTTGGGATGGCTGGGTGAAGTATGTCCAGGCGCGGCCGGGAGAGACCATGCGCGTGGAAGTCTTGCGTGGTGGAGAGCAGCTAATGCTTAACCTTAGGCCGGATGCGATTGAAACGGAACATGGCCAAATTGGCCGTATCGGTGCCAGCGTTCACCAGCCAGAAGATTTCGAGCGCTCGTTCTCGGCCGTGGAGCGTTACCCTCCATTGATTGCCCTTGGCAAGTCATTGGAGAAGACGTGGGAGATGTCAGCGCTCACATTACGGATTCTTGCCAAGATATTGTTTGGCCAAGCATCCGTGGAGAATTTAAGCGGCCCTATCAGTATTGCCCAATATGCAGGTATAACCGCCAGTATCGGTCTCGTGGCGTTCCTTGGATTCCTAGGGATAGTCAGCATCAGTCTCGGTGTCTTGAACCTCCTGCCCATCCCTTTACTAGATGGCGGCCATTTAATGTATTACCTTATAGAATTCGTCAAAGGGAGCCCAGTGTCCGAAGCGGCACAGCTGGTTGGCCAGCAAATCGGGCTAGCCGTGCTTTTGGGAGTGATGGTCCTTGCTTTTTATAATGACATTGCACGTCTCATGGGCTGA
- the ispC gene encoding 1-deoxy-D-xylulose-5-phosphate reductoisomerase, translated as MIGVTILGSTGTIGVNTLDVLARHRAEFEVVALTANKDVERLAEQCLAWFPKYAVMANPDSAEQLHRTLRNQCPDVQVLSGISGLERAASLPDTDYVMAGIVGAAGLLPTLAAARAGKRVLLANKEALVMAGKLFMDVIRENGAELLPIDSEHNAVFQCMPGNYHNGLERVGVSRILLTASGGPFRTVPLSELQHVTPEQACAHPNWVMGRKISVDSASMMNKGLEVIEACCLFDTTPERVHVVLHPQSVIHSLVEYVDGSVLAQLGNPDMRTPIAHALAWPKRMHSGVDPLDLFDVAHLDFERPDLERFPCLKLARDAAQAGGTATAVLNAANEVAVQAFLDRRLSFIDIPLIIESTLTVVNGCDASSLDAILADDAKARDYAASVVQEHAL; from the coding sequence GTGATCGGCGTTACCATCCTGGGATCCACCGGGACGATAGGCGTCAATACGCTCGACGTATTGGCACGCCACCGTGCGGAGTTTGAGGTCGTCGCGCTTACAGCGAACAAGGACGTAGAACGCCTCGCTGAGCAATGTCTGGCCTGGTTCCCTAAGTATGCGGTTATGGCGAATCCGGACTCTGCCGAACAATTGCATCGCACGCTGCGTAATCAGTGCCCTGATGTGCAAGTACTTTCAGGGATAAGCGGGTTAGAGCGCGCAGCGAGTCTCCCTGATACGGATTACGTGATGGCGGGGATTGTAGGTGCGGCAGGTCTGTTGCCGACGCTCGCTGCTGCGCGCGCAGGCAAGCGTGTGTTGCTGGCCAATAAGGAAGCACTGGTAATGGCCGGTAAGCTGTTTATGGATGTCATACGGGAAAACGGTGCTGAGCTATTGCCGATCGACAGTGAACATAATGCTGTATTTCAGTGTATGCCCGGCAACTATCATAATGGCCTTGAGCGAGTCGGTGTGAGTCGAATTTTGCTTACCGCATCAGGCGGACCCTTTCGAACGGTGCCTTTATCTGAGCTGCAGCACGTTACTCCAGAGCAGGCCTGTGCTCATCCAAATTGGGTCATGGGCCGAAAGATCTCGGTGGATTCCGCCAGCATGATGAATAAGGGACTTGAAGTGATCGAGGCCTGTTGCCTTTTCGATACCACACCCGAGCGCGTGCACGTTGTTCTGCACCCCCAGAGCGTCATCCACTCGTTGGTGGAGTACGTCGATGGGTCTGTACTTGCCCAACTCGGCAACCCCGACATGCGCACGCCAATCGCCCATGCCTTGGCGTGGCCCAAGCGTATGCATTCCGGCGTTGATCCCCTGGATCTATTCGATGTGGCGCACCTTGACTTTGAACGCCCAGATCTTGAGCGATTTCCCTGTCTGAAGTTGGCGCGGGACGCTGCTCAAGCGGGCGGAACAGCGACTGCTGTGCTTAACGCGGCGAACGAGGTAGCCGTTCAGGCGTTCTTGGACCGCCGGCTAAGCTTCATTGATATTCCACTCATTATTGAGTCGACACTCACTGTAGTTAATGGCTGCGATGCATCATCCCTGGATGCGATCTTGGCGGATGATGCTAAGGCTAGGGACTATGCGGCCAGTGTCGTCCAGGAGCATGCACTGTGA
- a CDS encoding phosphatidate cytidylyltransferase: MSADLVKRASKSSKPSTQRVLRARLLTAAVLIPLVVWGVIALPHPGFVTLLAGIVLLGAWEWAGLSGWSKRYQRLGYLLLVLSAVLGANWLVNVPWARRSFLILSLFWWLTAFLWVVIYQRGKDTLPRSPVVLGLAGILVMIPAWLGLATIHNSSPDGPYWVVLLLILIWCADSAAFLTGSLWGKRHLADRVSPGKTWEGVAGAALAATLLALAYAMFNNLQLGNVLLLIGLFLVTVFFSIGGDLLESLVKRWAGVKDSGDLLPGHGGMLDRIDSLMAAAPVFALGLSLFGGRL, from the coding sequence GTGAGCGCCGATTTGGTCAAACGAGCGAGCAAGTCGAGCAAGCCGAGCACGCAGAGGGTGCTTAGAGCGCGCCTGCTAACAGCTGCAGTCCTTATCCCGCTTGTTGTATGGGGGGTCATTGCGCTACCTCATCCTGGGTTTGTCACATTACTGGCCGGCATTGTTCTACTGGGGGCTTGGGAGTGGGCAGGCCTTTCGGGCTGGTCTAAGCGATATCAACGCCTGGGATACCTGTTGCTCGTTTTAAGCGCAGTTTTAGGTGCGAACTGGCTGGTCAATGTGCCCTGGGCTAGGCGTTCCTTCCTGATTCTGTCGCTATTCTGGTGGCTAACTGCCTTTCTGTGGGTGGTTATCTACCAGCGGGGCAAAGACACGTTACCACGCTCACCTGTGGTATTGGGCTTAGCAGGTATCTTGGTCATGATCCCTGCATGGCTTGGCCTCGCAACGATCCATAACAGCAGCCCTGATGGGCCGTACTGGGTCGTACTCTTGCTCATATTGATCTGGTGTGCGGATTCAGCTGCCTTTTTAACGGGTAGTCTCTGGGGAAAGAGGCACCTAGCAGACAGGGTGAGCCCCGGTAAAACCTGGGAAGGGGTAGCTGGTGCGGCATTGGCGGCAACTTTGCTGGCGTTAGCGTATGCTATGTTCAATAACCTGCAGCTTGGTAACGTGTTGTTGCTGATAGGATTGTTCCTTGTGACGGTTTTCTTCTCCATCGGCGGCGACCTGCTCGAGAGCCTCGTTAAGCGTTGGGCGGGTGTCAAAGATAGTGGTGATCTCTTACCGGGACACGGCGGAATGTTGGATCGCATAGACAGCCTCATGGCAGCGGCTCCGGTTTTCGCGCTGGGTCTCTCGCTTTTCGGTGGAAGATTGTGA
- the uppS gene encoding polyprenyl diphosphate synthase has translation MTAKEKHQSSNVALPRHVAMIMDGNGRWARKRGLPHIAGHRAGVEVVRRTVQACARKGIEALTLFAFSSENWGRPKQEIGLLMELFMTSLQQEVRDLSDNDIRLRFIGDRGAFSTQLQQSIHEAERLTSTNRGLNLIIAANYGGRWDITEAIRKLTRDVVSGDVSPEQIKPEVVRAYISLNDLPEPDLFIRTGGERRISNYLLWHLAYTELYFTDCLWPDFGPQQFDAALAWFSTRERRFGQTSEQVEQAEHAEGA, from the coding sequence ATGACCGCAAAAGAAAAACATCAAAGTTCCAATGTAGCGCTGCCCCGCCATGTCGCTATGATCATGGACGGCAATGGCCGTTGGGCAAGAAAGCGGGGCTTGCCGCATATTGCGGGCCACAGGGCGGGTGTCGAGGTAGTTCGTCGGACTGTTCAGGCCTGTGCTAGAAAGGGGATCGAAGCACTAACGTTATTTGCATTTAGTAGCGAGAATTGGGGGCGGCCTAAACAAGAGATTGGGCTGTTGATGGAATTGTTTATGACTTCCCTTCAGCAGGAGGTACGCGATCTAAGTGACAACGATATCCGACTTCGTTTTATTGGAGATCGAGGCGCATTTTCCACTCAGTTGCAACAGTCTATTCACGAAGCTGAACGTCTAACATCAACAAATCGCGGGCTGAACTTGATTATTGCCGCAAATTATGGAGGCCGTTGGGACATCACGGAGGCAATAAGGAAGCTCACGCGTGATGTGGTATCGGGTGATGTTTCGCCTGAGCAGATTAAGCCAGAGGTTGTTCGCGCATACATTTCTTTGAACGACTTGCCGGAGCCTGATCTATTTATTCGCACCGGCGGTGAGAGGCGCATCAGTAATTACCTGCTTTGGCATCTTGCATACACCGAACTGTATTTCACGGATTGCTTGTGGCCTGATTTTGGACCTCAGCAGTTCGACGCCGCCCTCGCGTGGTTTTCCACGCGTGAGCGCCGATTTGGTCAAACGAGCGAGCAAGTCGAGCAAGCCGAGCACGCAGAGGGTGCTTAG
- the frr gene encoding ribosome recycling factor, protein MIDKIIRDADERMKKSIESLKQELAKLRTGRAHPGLLDHVMTSYYGSQAPLNQAATISVLDARTLAVAPWDKSMIPEVEKAILNSDLGLNPSTSGDVIRVPLPPLTEERRRDMTRVVRAEAEHARVAIRNIRRDANHSLKKLIKDKALAEDNERRGEEKIQKLTDTHIKEIDMLLSAKEKDLMEV, encoded by the coding sequence ATGATAGATAAGATCATCCGTGACGCTGATGAGCGGATGAAGAAGAGTATCGAGTCACTTAAGCAGGAGCTTGCAAAACTGCGAACAGGTCGGGCCCACCCGGGCTTGTTGGACCATGTCATGACCTCATATTATGGTTCGCAGGCTCCGCTAAATCAGGCTGCCACTATTAGTGTCTTGGACGCCCGCACATTAGCGGTTGCGCCTTGGGATAAGAGTATGATCCCCGAGGTAGAGAAAGCGATATTAAACTCCGACCTTGGACTTAATCCGAGCACCTCGGGTGACGTAATCCGTGTACCACTACCACCGCTAACCGAAGAGCGGCGACGGGATATGACCCGGGTAGTAAGGGCTGAGGCGGAGCATGCACGCGTCGCCATACGTAATATCCGGCGCGATGCTAATCATTCGCTAAAGAAACTCATTAAGGATAAGGCACTCGCGGAGGATAATGAACGACGAGGCGAGGAAAAGATCCAAAAGCTAACCGACACTCATATCAAGGAGATAGATATGCTGCTCTCAGCGAAAGAAAAGGATCTGATGGAGGTGTAG